The following coding sequences lie in one Gadus morhua chromosome 20, gadMor3.0, whole genome shotgun sequence genomic window:
- the dop1b gene encoding LOW QUALITY PROTEIN: protein dopey-2 (The sequence of the model RefSeq protein was modified relative to this genomic sequence to represent the inferred CDS: deleted 1 base in 1 codon) encodes MDPEEADLQNDYRYRSYGVVIEKALRSFESSSEWADLISSLGKLNKALQSNLRYSLLPKRLIIGKRLAQCLHPALPSGVHLKALETYEVIFKIIGTKWLAKDLFIYSSGLFPLLGHAAMAVKPVLLMLYERYYLPLQRALLPSLQAFITGLLPGMEEGLEVFDRTDALLLRLSLLVGQQVFYGALWGSVLVSPLVRLPASLFIVTHFDRGATPRQQSYMLGYNHGLVVKSVCLALQDSNVLVQRNMLEILLHFFPFDECLDEEKSSVNMSREDMVTVVSAATLTLLRRDMSLNRRLYTWLLGTDTKRGRSSSSSSTQPISSEDQEDLYFPLHSRDLLIQALVNILKQKDIQRDPETLMNYLRPFRVIVSLLDKPEIGPVVISSLLLEVVRSFYSYCREMIGEDSLSGSGLAGNQLTSKMKENKNASEIIKAVNLLVSSMDSVFLWDHMTRRFCSSLSQQSDAPPPPGQDGSRPPPTVTEISTLIMFLLEVLPLELHADIQSQFLPEMLGKMLAALHANMAAVGLVELTQGLRACFKVLGKIQMPVAYMDLEAEATALETDSQPQEFTGEPAEGAEKEGGHGGAEVGVVAQEEEEEEAELSGCSGEGEAEPGEGVLAQLRSEDSGLGVSASPSEQQLLLRAGAGEATERARLSKEGEDVWRKGGSVDTMTQHLTDILAFITTRSLLVQVEDVPRQQEEEEEEQEEVLQPALAPAHASSGQKAAQIVLSSSGQKAAAAEAAAAGAAWADGFMPRSRSEISESCRQAFAAACHLLLECTTFPVYLSEGETQALYSQMFLQPDREEGLPVWLRSLMILCCSCRDYGVQHTAIASFLELVNHSQSLALVIQDKHKRYQSCNSNPLSGRLQMVTVPPVLPATLARVEEETNFYQRVAQVLWGQLDTERREQHISCVELYYRLHCLAPTASVCEDTICQALLHKDKAVRLEALHRFSILWHLTREMQSTRVMSLNRSFDRSLCVVLDSLGGSDGSVSAAAQCWLVRALSLDDVIRVLEPILLLLLHPDTQRCSIQNVKQNLTAGNLKALSSRSRGATRGSADPGEAAPGRTDLVDREALWKLLESDPEATRGPNATPASRSESVATAEDSTEEDAEPESEHTDSADTSGAQVSVENSSSSSGPFRSSLEEGAGYGLRRVESEHTQVSDSLSSEEEDDQELEAMARSRLLKQEREKREAIDSLFRHALLYSEAGGWQRLLQGLGLLASLLRSSAQRPLVDALSLTSLDTSSASHLNLVSNLLQRHQQAQDGGGFYGRLLSPASSPSAPPSLLLELLMSLCLRFLRSHYPSYLSLGPHDLQGNREVQVQSAEVLVRLVNQLGSVAQRQGGNGARLEPIRRLLAECRVQQYALLSLSASMYVSQRGGGDRAARSGAEMLGEKGGLSEESLVNLGAGGGGQEQYPLQVELLKLIQALITLENSIAQGGAASPAGGPPGQPEEPRDSPTASTPLAREWQTAVLFQQSIKAAQYVQNQPITAQGMFVSAAARALQPQYGYAMHPHWVSLLCSSLPFLGRSLGIILAPIISQICVNLDDLVKVHEHEGGKVNQSLSTRKENIAPDYPLTLLEGLTTITHHCLLDHRSLTACDPADLRNARSAVLEGLPHMLSSMTLLWAALKREETVGSEGAKSSRQATSSVYFRSTKILRQRILEFLIPLTGQYGVQIMASVGSVWLSRKTKRRHRNKVLPVLSESRLIVVDLVKSLSSMRPETVLHLVKEVVKKPHQIKAEQKSTLVDIPMLEFSYAYVLSLSPQTLQENVAPLLSLLRESVQLNLAPPGHFLLLGILDDFVNRLPNLDNKKDSRDLQEVTQRVLEAVGGVAGSSLEQTSWLSRNLEVKNQPQICPELEDSAEPDDPDAEVDLLGVGSQASTMVSASAPSVYSVQALALLAEILAPLLDMVYRSDEKEKAVPLITRIMYYVFPYLKNHSAYNMPSFGAGAQLLSSLSGYAYTKRAWRKEAFELFMDPLFFTMEASCALHWRSIIDHLLTHEKTMFKDLMSMQSSSLKLFPSAEQKPMLLKRQAFAMFSGEVDQYHLFLPLIQERLSETLRVAQTPAVSAQTFLMFRVLLLRISPQHLTSLWPIMVTELIRIFSRLHKALQSDNEVSKLSKVVRGALARNNPPNIPQQELDMYLSACKFLDTSLAFPPDKMPLFQMYRWAFVPEVDVDRYSGPENALLEGEQECKPHVLRILEGMQLRHGVSNGLVEESCTESLEFPLLRQHSLPSITHLVPFFQTLCCSFQGPSAQGAARSQPIADYPAASSDGVLKRLEAITEEEFLDPMES; translated from the exons ATGGACCCCGAGGAGGCCGACCTGCAGAACGACTACCGTTACCGTAGTTACGGGGTGGTCATCGAGAAGGCGCTGCGGAGCTTCGAGTCGTCCAGCGAATGGGCCGACCTCATCTCCTCCCTGGGCAAGCTGAACAAG GCCCTGCAGAGTAACCTGCGCTACTCCCTCCTGCCCAAGAGGCTGATCATCGGGAAGCGCCTGGCCCAATGCCTGCACCCGGCCCTGCCCAGCGGGGTGCACCTCAAGGCCCTGGAGACCTACGAGGTCATCTTCAAGATCATCGGGACCAAATGGCTGGCCAAGGATCTCTTCATCTACAG CTCTGGGCTGTTCCCGCTGCTGGGCCATGCCGCCATGGCGGTGAAGCCCGTCCTGCTGATGCTGTACGAGCGCTACTACCTGCCCCTGCAGAGGGCTCTGCTCCCCAGCCTGCAGGCCTTCATCACCGGGCTGCTCCCCGGCATGGAGGAGGGCCTGGAGGTCTTTGACAG GACGGACGCTCTGCTGCTGAGGCTGTCTCTGCTGGTGGGCCAGCAGGTGTTCTACGGCGCGCTGTGGGGCAGCGTGCTGGTCAGCCCCCTGGTCAGGCTGCCCGCCTCGCTCTTCATCGTCACGCACTTCGACCGGGGGGCCACGCCGCGACAGCAGAGCTACATGCTAGGCTACAACCACGGCCTTGtg gTGAAGTCGGTGTGCCTGGCCCTGCAGGACTCCAACGTCCTGGTGCAGAGGAACATGCTGGAGATCCTGCTGCACTTCTTCCCCTTCGACGAGTGCCTG GACGAAGAGAAGAGCAGCGTCAACATGAGCCGGGAGGACATGGTCACCGTGGTCTCCGCGGCAACGCTCACCCTGCTACGCCGAGACATGTCTCTCAACCGCCGTCTGTACACCTGGCTCCTAG GCACCGACACCAAGCGGGGCAGGTCGTCGTCTTCATCCTCCACCCAGCCGATCAGCAGCGAGGACCAAGAAGACCTCTACTTCCCGCTCCATTCTAGAGACCTTCTTATTCAG GCTCTGGTGAACATCTTGAAGCAGAAGGACATCCAGAGGGACCCTGAGACCCTCATGAATTACCTGCGGCCCTTTCGTGTGATCGTCAGCCTACTGGATAAACCGGAGATAG GCCCCGTGGTGATCAGCAGTCTGCTGCTCGAGGTGGTGCGCTCCTTCTACAGCTACTGCCGGGAGATGATTGGAGAGGACAGCCTCTCCGGCTCAGGGCTGGCGGGAAACCAGTTGACCAG CAAAATGAAGGAGAACAAGAACGCGTCAGAGATCATCAAGGCCGTGAACCTGCTTGTCAGCTCCATGGACAGCGTGTTCCTGTGGGACCACATGACCCGCCGCTTCTGCAGCTCgctgag TCAGCAGAGCGACGCTCCTCCGCCCCCTGGGCAGGACggcagccgc cccccccccaccgtcacTGAGATATCCACCCTCATCATGTTCCTGCTCGAGGTCCTGCCTCTG GAGCTGCACGCCGACATCCAGTCCCAGTTCCTGCCTGAGATGCTGGGTAAGATGCTGGCCGCCCTGCACGCCAACATGGCGGCCGTGGGCCTGGTGGAGCTCACCCAGGGCCTGCGAGCCTGCTTCAAGGTCCTGGGTAAGATCCAGATGCCCGTGGCCTACATGGACCTGGAGGCCGAGGCCACTGCTCTGGAGACGGACTCCCAGCCGCAGGAGTTTACCGGGGAACCGGCTGAG ggCGCGGAGAAGGAGGGCGGGCACGGCGGCGCCGAGGTGGGCGTTGTtgcccaggaggaggaggaggaggaggcggagctcagCGGTTGTTCAGGGGAAggagaggcggagccaggcgaAGGCGTCCTGGCCCAGCTGCGTTCGGAGGACAGCGGCCTGGGCGTCAGCGCCTCGCCGTCCgagcagcagctgctgctcagAGCGGGCGCGGGCGAGGCCACGGAGCGCGCCCGTCTGAGCAAGGAGGGCGAGGACGTGTGGAGGAAGGGTGGCAGCGTGGACACCATGACCCAGCACCTCACCGACATCCTGGCCTTCATCACCACCAG ATCTCTGCTGGTCCAGGTGGAGGATGTCCCaaggcagcaggaggaggaggaggaggagcaggaggaggttcTGCAGCCAGCCCTAGCTCCAGCTCACGCCTCTTCAGGCCAGAAGGCCGCGCAGATCGTCCTGAGCTCCAGCGGGCAGAAGGCGGCGGcagcggaggcggcggcggcgggcgcggCCTGGGCGGACGGCTTCATGCCGCGAAGCCGCTCGGAGATCTCCGAGTCCTGCCGGCAGGCCTTCGCGGCCGCCTGCCACCTGCTGTTGGAGTGCACCACGTTCCCGGTGTACCTGAGCGAGGGCGAGACCCAGGCGCTCTACTCCCAGATGTTCCTCCAGCCAG ACCGGGAGGAGGGTCTGCCCGTGTGGCTGCGCTCCCTGATGATCCTGTGCTGCTCGTGCCGCGACTACGGCGTCCAGCACACGGCCATCGCGTCCTTCCTGGAGCTGGTCAACCACTCCCAGTCCCTGGCACTGGTCATCCAGGACAAACACAAGCGCTACCAGAGCTGCAACTCCAACCCGCTGAGCGGACGGCTCCAGATGGTCACGGTGCCGCCCGTGCTCCCCGCCACGCTGGCCCGCGTCGAGGAGGAGACCAACTTCTATCAG CGGGTGGCCCAGGTGCTCTGGGGCCAGCTGGACACGGAGCGCAGGGAGCAGCACATCTCGTGCGTGGAGCTGTACTACCGGCTGCACTGCCTGGCCCCGACGGCCTCCGTCTGTGAGGACACCATCTGCCAGGCGCTGCTGCACAAAGACAAG gcgGTGAGGCTGGAGGCTCTCCATCGCTTCTCCATTCTGTGGCACCTGACCCGGGAGATGCAGAGCACCAGGGTCATGTCTCTCAACCGCTCGTTCGACAG GTCCCTGTGCGTGGTGTTGGACAGCCTGGGCGGTTCTGACGGGTCGGTGAGCGCCGCGGCCCAGTGCTGGCTGGTCCGGGCGCTGTCCCTCGACGACGTGATCCGCGTCCTGGAGCccatcctgctgctgctgctgcaccctGACACCCAGCGCTGCTCCATCCAGAACGTCAAGCAGAACCTCACAGCGG GGAACCTGAAGGCGCTGAGCTCCCGAAGCCGCGGCGCCACCAGGGGCTCCGCAGACCCGGGGGAGGCTGCTCCGGGCCGCACCGACCTGGTGGACCGCGAGGCCCTGTGGAAGCTGCTGGAGAGCGACCCGGAGGCCACCAGGGGGCCGAACGCCACGCCCGCCTCCCGGAGCGAGAGCGTGGCGACGGCGGAGGACTCGACGGAGGAGGACGCGGAGCCGGAGAGCGAGCACACGGACTCGGCGGACACCAGCGGCGCCCAGGTCTCCGTGGAGaactccagctccagctccggGCCGTTCCGCAGCAGCCTGGAGGAGGGCGCGGGCTACGGCCTGCGGCGGGTGGAGTCGGAGCACACGCAGGTGTCCGACTCGCTGTCCAGCGAAGAGGAGGACGaccaggagctggaggccaTGGCCAGGTCCCGCCTCCTGAAGCAGGAGCGCGAGAAGAGGGAGGCCATCGACTCGCTGTTCCGCCACGCCCTGCTCTACTCGGAGGCGGGCGGCTGGCAGCGCCTGCTCCAAGGCCTGGGCCTGCTGGCCAGCCTGCTCCGGAGCAGCGcccagcgccccctggtggacgcCCTCTCCCTGACGTCGCTGGACACCAGCTCGGCCTCGCACCTCAACCTGGTCTCCAATCTCCTGCAGCGCCACCAGCAGGCCCAGGACGGCGGCGGCTTCTACGGCCGCCTGCTCTCGCCCGCCTCCTCCCCGTCCGCGCCGCCgtccctgctgctggagctgctgatgTCGCTGTGCCTCCGCTTCCTGCGCTCCCACTACCCGTCCTACCTCAGCCTGGGCCCCCACGACCTGCAGGGCAACCGCGAGGTGCAGGTGCAGAGCGCGGAGGTGCTGGTGCGGCTGGTCAACCAGCTGGGCAGCGTGGCCCAGCGCCAGGGGGGCAACGGCGCCCGCCTGGAGCCCATCCGCCGGCTGCTGGCCGAGTGCCGCGTGCAGCAGTACGCTCTGCTCTCCCTGTCCGCCTCCATGTACGTCAGCCAGCGGGGGGGCGGCGACAGGGCGGCGCGGAGCGGCGCCGAGATGCTGGGGGAGAAGGGCGGGCTGTCCGAGGAGAGCCTGGTGAACctgggggccggcggcggcggccaggaGCAGTACCCGCTGCAGGTGGAGCTGCTCAAGCTCATCCAGGCCCTCATCACCCTGGAGAACAGCATCGCCCAGGGGGGCGCCGCCTCGCCGGCCGGGGGGCCACCGGGACAGCCGGAGGAGCCCCGCGACTCCCCGACGGCCAGCACGCCGCTGGCCAGGGAGTGGCAGACGGCGGTGCTCTTCCAGCAGTCCATCAAGGCGGCGCAGTACGTCCAGAACCAGCCCATCACGGCCCAGGGCATGTTCGTGTCGGCGGCGGCCAGGGCCCTGCAGCCGCAGTACGGCTACGCCATGCACCCCCACTGGGTGTCCCTGCTGTGCTCCTCCCTGCCCTTCCTGGGCCGCTCGCTGGGCATCATCCTGGCGCCCATCATCAGCCAGATCTGCGTCAACCTGGACGATTTGGTCAAGGTGCACGAGCACGAAGGGGGGAAGGTGAACCAAAG CCTCAGCACTAGGAAGGAGAACATAGCTCCCGACTATCCTCTGACTCTACTAGAGGGCCTGACCACGATCACACACCACTGTCTACTGGACCACAGG TCCCTGACCGCGTGTGATCCTGCCGACCTGCGTAACGCGCGCAGCGCAGTGTTGGAGGGGCTGCCCCACATGCTCAGCAGCATGACGCTGCTGTGGGCGGCGCTGAAGCGGGAGGAGACCGTGGGTTCGGAGGGGGCCAAGAGCAGCCGGCAGGCCACCTCCTCCGTGTACTTCAGAAGCACCAAG ATCCTGCGACAACGCATACTGGAGTTCCTGATCCCTCTGACGGGCCAGTACGGCGTCCAGATCATGGCGTCTGTTGGCTCGGTGTGGCTCAGCAGGAAGACCAAGAGGAGACACAGGAACAAG GTTCTGCCCGTGCTCAGCGAGTCTCGTCTGATCGTCGTGGATCTGGTGAAATCGCTGAGCTCCATGCGGCCGGAGACCGTCCTGCACCTGGTCAAGGAGGTGGTGAAGAAACCCCACCAGATCAAAGCAGAACag AAGAGCACCCTGGTGGACATCCCCATGCTAGAGTTCAGCTACGCCTACGTCCTGAG TCTGTCTCCTCAGACCCTCCAGGAGAACGTGGCTCCTCTGCTCAGCCTCCTGCGCGAGTCCGTCCAGCTCAACCTGGCTCCCCCCGGTCACTTCCTGCTGCTCGG CATCCTCGATGACTTTGTGAACCGGCTTCCCAACCTGGACAACAAGAAAGACAGTAGAGACCTCCAG GAGGTCACCCAGCGGGTCCtggaggcggtggggggggtCGCAGGCTCGTCCCTGGAGCAGACCAGCTGGCTGAGCCGCAACCTGGAGGTCAAAAATCAACCGCAGATTTGTCCCGAACTCGAGGACTCCGCCGAACCCGACGACCCAGATGCCGAAGTGGACTTGCTCG GTGTGGGGTCCCAGGCCAGTACTATGGTCTCTGCCTCAGCCCCGTCGGTCTACAGCGTCCAGGCCCTCGCACTCCTGGCTGAG ATCCTGGCCCCGCTCCTCGACATGGTGTACCGCAGCGATGAGAAGGAGAAGGCTGTCCCCCTGATCACGAGGATCATGTACTATGTGTTCCCGTACCTGAAGAACCACAG TGCCTACAACATGCCCAGTTTTGGAGCCGGGGCCCAGCTGCTGAGCAGCCTCAGCGGGTATGCCTACACCAAGCGGGCTTGGAGGAAGGAGGCCTTTGAGCTGTTCATGGACCCGCTGTTCTTCACCATGGAGGCCTCCTGTGCTCTTCA CTGGAGGTCCATCATTGACCACCTACTGACCCACGAGAAGACCATGTTCAAGGACCTCATGA GCATGCAGAGCAGCTCTCTGAAACTGTTTCCCAGTGCCGAGCAGAAGCCCATGTTGCTGAAACGACAGGCTTTCGCAATGTTCAGCGGAGAAGTGGACCAGTACCATCTCTTTCTGCCCTTGATTCAAG AGCGGCTGAGTGAGACTTTACGCGTGGCTCAGACCCCGGCCGTCTCCGCCCAGACCTTCCTGATGTTCCGTGTTCTCCTGCTGCGCATCTCCCCGCAGCACCTCACCTCCCTCTGGCCCATCATGGTCACGGAGCTG ATCCGAATATTTTCCCGTCTGCATAAAGCCCTGCAGTCAGACAACGAGGTCTCCAA ACTTTCCAAGGTGGTGCGTGGAGCCCTGGCCCGGAACAATCCACCGAACATTCCCCAGCAGGAGCTGGACATGTATCTGTCCGCCTGCAAGTTCCTGGATACGTCGCTTGCTTTCCCTCCAGATAAGATGCCCCTATTCCAAAT GTATCGCTGGGCCTTCGTCCCCGAGGTGGACGTGGACCGCTACAGCGGGCCGGAGAACGCGCTCCTCGAGGGAGAGCAGGAATGCAAACCACACGTTCTTAGAATACTGGAGGGGATGCAGCTTCGACATGGG GTGTCCAACGGGCTGGTGGAGGAATCGTGCACAGAATCGTTGGAGTtccccctcctccgccagcACTCCCTGCCCTCCATCACCCATCTTGTGCCCTTCTTCCAGACCCTGTGCTGCTCCTTCCAGGGCCCCTCTGCCCAGGGCGCTGCACGGAGCCAGCCAATAGCAGACTACCCGGCTGCCAGCAGCGACGGTGTCCTGAAGAGGCTGGAAGCCATCACAGAAGAAGAATTCTTGGATCCCATGGAGAGTTAA